The following proteins come from a genomic window of Malus sylvestris chromosome 4, drMalSylv7.2, whole genome shotgun sequence:
- the LOC126617604 gene encoding uncharacterized protein At5g02240-like: MATVAVAPRVPLVISNNSIRQSHKCSWVGVPQNSTLSFQSTSFSAASLFIQRRAIRGFGRAGVVTKAMADSGASTVLVTGAGGRTGKLVYEKLKERSDQYVARGLVRSEESKQSIGGADDLYIGDIRDADSILPAIQGIDALVILTSAVPKMKPGFDPTKGGRPEFYFEDGSYPEQVDWIGQKNQIDAAKAAGVKQIVLVGSMGGTDLNNPLNKLGDGNILVWKRKAEQYLADSGIPYTIIRAGGLQDKEGGIRELLIGKDDELLKTETRTIARPDVAEVCIQALQFEEAKFKAFDLASKPEGTGTPTKDFKALFSQITTRF, from the exons ATGGCAACAGTGGCAGTGGCCCCACGTGTCCCATTGGTTATCTCAAATAATAGCATCCGTCAAAGTCATAAATGTAGTTGGGTAGGAGTTCCACAAAATTCGACCCTTTCTTTTCAATCCACTTCATTTTCTGCTGCATCCTTGTTTATCCAGAGAAGGGCGATAAGGGGTTTTGGGAGAGCAGGAGTTGTCACAAAGGCGATGGCGGATTCGGGTGCAAGCACAGTCCTTGTCACCGGAGCCGGTGGTAGAactg GTAAACTGGTTTATGAGAAGTTAAAGGAGAGGTCAGACCAGTATGTGGCTAGGGGTCTGGTTAGGAGTGAAGAGAGCAAACAGAGCATTGGTGGAGCAGATGATCTTTATATTGGAGATATAAGGGATGCTGACAGCATTCTACCTGCAATCCAAGGGATCGATGCTCTCGTTATCCTTACAAGTGCTGTGCCTAAGATGAAACCTGGATTCGATCCAACTAAAGGTGGGAGGCCTGAGTTCTATTTTGAAGACGGGTCATATCCTGAACAG GTTGATTGGATTGGACAGAAAAACCAAATAGATGCTG CTAAGGCTGCGGGAGTGAAGCAGATTGTGTTGGTTGGGTCTATGGGTGGAACGGATCTTAACAATCCCCTGAACAAATTGGGTGATGGCAATATATTG GTTTGGAAGAGGAAGGCTGAGCAGTATTTGGCTGACTCCGGAATTCCATACACAATCATAAG GGCCGGAGGCTTGCAAGACAAAGAAGGCGGCATCCGTGAACTACTTATAGGGAAGGATGACGAGCTTCTTAAGACCGAAACAAGAACCATTGCTAGACCTGATGTTGCAGAAGTCTGCATTCAG GCACTGCAGTTCGAGGAGGCCAAGTTTAAGGCATTTGATTTGGCCTCAAAGCCGGAGGGAACTGGGACACCGACCAAGGATTTTAAGGCTTTGTTTTCCCAGATCACAACCCGATTTTGA
- the LOC126617605 gene encoding uncharacterized protein LOC126617605 produces the protein MECKFSANGGQNELGVRIGDQEIPESDRFRYLGSILQKNGELDGDLNHRIQAGWMKWKSASGVLCDRRMPLKLKGNFYRTAIRPAMLYGTECWAVKHQHVHKMGVAEMRMLRWMCGHTRKDKIRNEDIRGKVGVAEIEGKMRENRLRWFGHVQRRPTDVPIRRCDYGTEVQGRMGRGRPRTTLEETLRKDLEYLDLTEDMTQNRAQWRSRIHIADPT, from the exons atggagtgcaagttcagtgcaaatggaggccaaaacgagttaggggtgaggatcggagatcaagaaataccagagagcgaccgttttcgttacctaggatctatcttgcaaaagaacggagaattagatggagatctcaaccatagaatacaagctggatggatgaagtggaagagtgcatccggcgtgttgtgtgaccgccgtatgccactgaagctcaagggaaatttttataggacggcaataaggccggcgatgctgtatggcacagaatgttgggcggtgaaacatcaacacgtacacaaaatgggtgtagcggagatgaggatgcttcgttggatgtgtgggcacacgagaaaggataagattaggaatgaggatatccggggtaaagtaggagtagccgaaattgaaggaaagatgagagaaaatcggttacggtggtttggacatgtgcaaagaaggcctactgacgttccgattagaagatgcgactatgggacagag gttcagggccgaatgggtagaggaagacctaggacaactttggaagagactctaagaaaagacttagagtacttggatctaacggaggacatgacacaaaaccgagcgcaatggcgttctaggattcatatagccgaccccacttag